The stretch of DNA GCTCAGCCACGCGCCCGGCAGCTCTCGGTCGCTGTCGGCTGTGGCGTCGGCGTGGTCGTCGGCAACCGGCGCAGGTACGCCGCTTCGGCCTTCGCGGGAGTGGTCAGCGAGTGGAACTGTGGACCGAGGTCGAGCTCCACCTTGCCGTGGCCCCCGAACGGCACCATGGTCGCGCCGACGACCTGCGCAGCCACCTTGTCGGCGACCAGCTTGCGGTCATGGGAGTAGCGGACGGTCGCGACCCCTTTGCCCATCAGGACGGTGTTCCCGATCGACGTCACCGTGAAGCCGCGCTTCTTGAGCGCCTTGGAGACCCGCGCGGCGAGACCGTTGCGCAAAGTGGCGTTCTTCACCGTGAGCCGTAACGGGCCGGGATTCTGCGCCTGCGCGGTGGATTGCTGCTTCGGACACAGAGGGAGCGCGGCGCCCGACGGCGACGACGAGCCGCTGAGCCCGAGGTAGGCGAAATAGCCACCGCCGGCCAGCAGCGCGACAACCACCGTCGTCACCAGCCAGCGTCCGATCGGCCGGTGACGATGTGGCGGCGAAAGATCGCCACGCCCGGGAATCGTCACAACAGGCGATCGTAGGAGACTGGGCTTCCTACTCGCAGGAGGGCATTGTGGATTTTGCGCTCTCGGCCGCTGCCGAGGACTACGCGAAGCGCTTGAACGACTTCATGGACGCGCACGTCTATCCGGCCGAGCGCAGCTACGACGAGCAGCGTCGTGAGCTCGCCGCGCAGGGCAGGGTTCACGAGGTCCCGCCGGTTGTCGAGGAGCTCAAGATCGAAGCCCGTTCGCGCGGGCTCTGGAACCTGTTTCTTCCCGACGAGTCCGGGCTGTCCAACGTCGACTACGCGCACCTCGCGGAGATCACCGGCCACTCGCCACGGATCGCGCCGGAGGCGCTCAACTGCGCGGCTCCGGACACCGGCAACATGGAGGTTCTCCACCTGTTCGGCACGACCGAGCAGAAGGAGCGCTGGCTCCGCCCGCTGCTGGACGGAGAGATCCGGTCGGCGTTCGCGATGACCGAGCCGGCGGTCGCGTCGTCGGATGCGCGCAACATCTCGACCGAGATCCGCCGTGACGGTGACGACTACGTCATCAATGGGCGCAAGTGGTGGATCAGCGGTGCCGCCGACCCGCGCTGCGCCGTGATGATCGTCATGGGCAAGACGAACCCCGACGCGCATGCCTATCAGCAGCAGTCGATGGTGCTGGTTCCGATGGACACCCCGGGCGTCACCGTCGTACGACCCTTGCCGGTCTTCGGCTACCAGGATCAGCACGGCCACTGCGAGATCACCTTCGAGGACGTCCGGGTTCCCGTGAGCAACCTGGTGGGCGACGAGGGCGGCGGGTTCGCGATCGCGCAGGCGCGACTCGGGCCGGGCCGCATTCATCACTGCATGCGGGCGGTGGGGATGGCGGAGCGTGCGCTGGAGCTGATGTGCCGACGGGCGATCGCCCGCGTCGCATTCGGCAAGCCGCTTGCCGAGCAGGGTGTCGTTCAGGCGCAGATCGCGGAGTCGAGGATGGCCATCGACCAGGCGCGGCTGATGACCCTGAAGACCGCCTGGTTGATCGACACCGTCGGCGTTCGCGGCGCGCGTACAGAGGTTGCGGCGATCAAGGTGATCGCCCCCCGCGTCGCCTGCCAGGTCATCGACACTGCGATCCAGGTGCACGGTGGCGGCGGTGTCAGCGACGACTTCCCGCTGGCCGAGATGTACGCCGGTGCGCGCACCCTTCGCATCGCGGATGGGCCGGACGAGGTTCACATCCGGTCGGTCGCACGCGAGGAGCTCGGCCGGTACCTCAACCGCTGACCGCCGCCGCAGCCACGGTCATTGCGAGGTCTCGGATCGCCGTGCGCGCGGGAGAGTTGCGCGCCGCCTCGCTCAGCAGACGGCCACGTGCGAGCGCCGCGTCGAGCGCATCAGGGTCGTCAGGCACAAACCGCAAGTCGCTACAACCGGCGTAACGCTCCAACGCCGCGCTCACCTCGGCGCGCGGGTCACCCGAACCACGGCGGCCGCGGCGCAGCCGGTTGACGAGCGTCGTCGGCCGGACTTCGGCCGCCGCGGTGCACTCGGGCAGGGCGCGGACGAACCGCGCCAGGCCGACCGGATCGGAGCGGGTGACCGCAATGATGCGGTCCGCACTGGCCAGTGCGGCGAGCGTCGCGCCATTGCGGCGCGGAGCAGCGGTGTCGTAGGCCAGCTCTTCGTCCTGCTCGAGGCAGAACCCGCAGTCGACCACGACGTAGTCCGCAAGCGTGCGCGCGAGGTCGAGCACCTGATGCAGCGCGCCGGATCGGATCTCCGGCCAGCGCTCGGCGCGGCTGATTCCGGTGAGCACGGACAGCCCGGGCCGAACGGTCAGCGCCAGCCGCCCGAGCACCGCACGGTCGAGCCCACCCTGGTTCGCCGCGCGGCAGGCAGCCGCCAGACCCGGCGCCTCATCGAGCAGGCCGAGCAGTTGCCCGACCGCACCGCCGTACGTATCCGCGTCGATGAGCACGGTCGACCGGCCGGCCAAGGCGAGCTCCGCGGAAAGGTTGACCGCTACCGTCGACCGGCCCGGTGCGCCGGCCGGTCCCCACACCGCGATCACGGCGCCGGCCGGGCGACCCGCTGTGCCGTCGAGCAGGTCCAGGGGCGGCACGAACCGGTCGCGGTCGGGTTCCGGCTGCTCGGAGCCAGCCGGTCGGTCCGCCGGGTTGGACACCACGCCTTCGGCGACGGCGACATGCACCGCTTCGGCGACCGCCGTGATGGGTGCCCCCGCCGTAACGACCTGGACGACACCGAGCTGGCGCAACCGTCGCTCCCCGGGCTCGTCGCCGGCTGCTACCCATCCGACGGTCGCGACTCCGGCGAGGGACAGCCGGTCCAAGGCGTCCCGGTCGAGCCGGCGAAGATCGGCTGACACGATCACGGCGCGGCCGAGCCCGGCGGCCGCCGCCGCCAGCAGGTCCGCGACATCGACACATCGACGGGCGACGTGGATGCCCGGTACGTCGCGCTCGAGGGCCGCGCTGAGCTCGGCTTCTGCCCGCGCGTCTCCGACCGCGGTCAGCACGGGCAGGCTCATGGCGGGACGGAGCCCGGCGACGCAGACGTCGTTGTGCGCCCCGAGCCGGGTACGGCGTTCGACTCCCCCGCGGCGGCCGACGGCGGCAGCCGCACGAGGTCGATCGTGCCCGCTTCGACGGCGTGAATGAGCGCGCTCACGGCATCGACCGGCGCATCGAGCACGACCGACACGGTCGTCCCGGCCGAGGACTGCGAGCCGCCGTCGTCGCTGTCGACCGGCACCGCCGCGAGCACCTCGGAAGGCGCCGGCACTCGCGCGCCGCTGGGCACCGTGGCCGTGACGTACACGTCGACCAGGTCACCGTGCGCGAGGCCGTCAGGCAGATGCCCCGGCGTGACCGGAACGGTGACCTCACGACGGGCCGGCTGCACCGCCGCCGCCGAGGCCAGCGCGGCCACCGGCACGAGCTCGCCTGCACCGACGTAACGGGTGACGACGTCGCCGGTCGGCGCGGGGCCGGCGGCAGAGACGTAGCCGGCGCCCCGGCCGGCGAAGCGGACCCGACCGGTCTCGAGGTCGCCGGCGGCCAGCCGTTCACCGGGGACCAGCGGCTGGCGGGCGCGATAGACCTCGGCATAGTGACCCGCGGCGGCGAACACATGCGCACCCGCGACGACCGCCACCAGCACGAGGAGTACGCCGAGCACGAACCGCAGGTCGAGCCACCGCGGCGACGCCAGCCGGTTGGCCCGGCGCGATCCCTCCGACACCCATTCCCCCGTGATCGGCACCGCTGCGATCGCGGCGACCTCGCGGTGATCCTGCCCGACCCGCGGGCATTCGTGTCGTTGGTTGTCCACAGGGCGCTTGCGGGCGGGGTTGCCCGGCGCTATGCGGGTTGACAAACGCAAGTGATCGAGTCATGATTACCTCATGGCGAAGCAGGAGTTCTCGATCCGCAAGTTGGCCGACCTGATCCCGACCGAGGCCGACGCTTACCGGTTCCTAGAGGAACTGCGTTGGAGTGGCGACCCGGATGCCTGCCCGAAGTGCGGCGGCATCGGCCGGTGCTCCTTCATCAAGCCTGCCAACGGCGTCAACCGGAAAACGCGCACTGGCTCCCGGTCGCAGCGCCGCGTCTGGTTCTGCGGACACTGCCGCAAGCAGTTCTCCGTGCTGACCGACACGATCTTTCACGGGACGAAGATCAGCATCCGAACTTGGGTGTTCGTGATCTTCGAATTCTGCTCCGCGAAGAACTCGATCAGCGCGTGGGAGATCAGCCGCAAGTACGAGATCACGAATGAGTCTGCGTGGCACATGCTGCACCGGATCCGCGAGGCGATGAAGCGAGAGCCATTGGCCGCACTGTTCTCCGGGCAGGTTCAGGCCGACGAGACGTGGATCGGTGGCGAGCCCCGGTACCGGCACGCTAGCGACAAGCGGGAGCCAGCCCGCAACTACGCGCAGACCGACAAGACCCCGGTGTTCGCGCTGGTCAACTATGAGACCCGCGAGATCCGCTCCCGGCTGGTCGCAGACGTGACAGGCAAGACCCTGCTGCCAGCGATCCAAGAGCAAGTCGACACAGCACGCACGGTACTGCACACCGACGGCTCAAAGTCCTACCTGACCGTCGCTCCGCACATGCGTGACCACGAGTGGGTGTCTCACGAGACCGGCGAGTACGTCCGAGGCGAAGTATCTACCAACATCCTCGAAGGCTTCTTCTCACAGCTGAAACGGTCGCTGGACGGCACGCACCACCATGTGAGCATCGAGCACTTAGACCGGTACCTGGGTCAATTCGACTTCATGTACACGTACTGCAAGCGGACCGACTCAGAGCGGATGCGCATCCTGATTGACCGCGTCGCTGGACGTCGGCTCACCTACAAACCATTGGCAGGTCTGTCATGAGCGCACCGGACACAATTGAGCGGGTGGACTTCGCTGTCGTTTACGACGGGCCGGCGCTTGACGACGGCCGCATGAGCGTGCGCGACTTGGCCCCAGCGTTGCTGGGCTTCGCCGACCTGCTGCAAGCCGCCAACGAGTCCCTGAATCCAGGCCAAGCCGCGCCCTCCTTGAATATCAAGGCGACGTCGGAGGGCTCGTTCATCGTGGAGCTCGCGCTCCTCAATCAGCAGGTGATCGACCTGCTGAACACGAGAGAGGCGATTGGACTCACCGCGTTAGTAGGCATTATCACGGGATCGTTCGGCGTCCTCGCGTACTTCCGTCGGCCACCCGGCGACGCAGAGGAGCTACCGGACGGTGCGGTGCGGATCACGATGGTGGACGGCACCCGTGTCGAGTTCTCCGCCCAGGTGCTTGGCCTGGCACGCCAGGTCGCTATCCGGCGGGCCACCAACGCCGTAGTCTCGCCGTTGCGGCGAGACGGTATCGACCGGATGGAGGTTCGGCCTTCCCCAAAGGAACCGGCCACTGTAGCGCTCACGAAAGACGACCTCGTCTCCGTCGACGCCGCGTTAGGCGACGAGGTCCGCAACCTCGTCACGGACCAGCGTTACACCGCACTCTTGACGATCACCTCACCGAACTTCGCCTCTGGCAAGTGGCGGCTCAGCGACGGCCAGCAAACGCACTGGATGGCTATCGACGATCCGGTATTCCTTGGTCGCATCAATGCTCACGAGGTGAGATTCGGTAAGGACGACCGGCTTCGCGGCGAGGTTCGCTTCCGTCAATGGATTACCGATTCGGGCGCTGTGCACGCCGAACGATCCGTGACCCGCGTCGACGAGTTCATCCCCGCGTCTGTCGCAACACAGACAACGATTGAGGACCACCTGACCTCGCGCGACAGCGGGTAGCGGGGGCTACTCAGAAGCCGGATAGCCCTCGTCCATGAAGCCGTTGCTGATGTACACCGCCGTCGGCGGCGTGATCACGAGCCCCGGCTTCATGGCATTGAGCACCGCGATGAACTGGTCCCACGCGGCTTCGGTAATGGGAAACTGTCCCTCCACGATCACCGGTGCCCCGCCGACTATCGGCACCGGGATCGTGAGCGTCGCGCCGCTCACACCGCCCCGCCGATCCTGGAGTTGGCCGCGATCCTCCGCGGCCAACGTCGCGTTGGACTCAGTGCTCGTGTCGGCATCGGTTGGCTCCTGGTCTTTCGCGGAGAGACGCTGCTTCGAGGTTAGTTGAGCCCACGCGATTGTCTCGCGATACACGCGGATGAACTCCCGGAAACCACTCTCAGTGAAGTTTCGCTGCCCGACAAGCTCCCACCGCAGGGTGTCATCCGAAGGCAGTTCGGCGCCATACTTCTCCCACATCTCGGCGTGGATCGGCGGTGCCAGCGCGGCCTCCTGCACGGCATCCGGACGTCCTGGGTTGTTCAGGATGATGTCGAGTGCCAGGGTCGTCAGGGTGGCAACACGGTGAGCGCCATTGCCTGTGTCCTCGATCAAGCCGAACTTCTTGAGCGCGGCATAGGTCACGCTGGCCGGACCGGTGGTCGGCGTCTTGTACCCCCAGTGCCGTGTGATCGCGCTGATCGGCGCGGGATTCTTGCCCTCGCGCGCGTAGATCGTGCGCGCACGCTCGATCGCCGTGTACAGCGGAATTCCGGGGTAACTGGGGCTGCGGCCCTTTGGTGCCCGGTGCCGGGTCTCCTCTGCGCTCATTGGCTCATGCTAGCACGCTTAGGAGATAAAGACAGCGAAACTGCCCGGGTAGGCGCCAGATGTAGTAGCGTAGGCC from Mycobacteriales bacterium encodes:
- a CDS encoding LytR C-terminal domain-containing protein codes for the protein MTTVVVALLAGGGYFAYLGLSGSSSPSGAALPLCPKQQSTAQAQNPGPLRLTVKNATLRNGLAARVSKALKKRGFTVTSIGNTVLMGKGVATVRYSHDRKLVADKVAAQVVGATMVPFGGHGKVELDLGPQFHSLTTPAKAEAAYLRRLPTTTPTPQPTATESCRARG
- a CDS encoding acyl-CoA dehydrogenase family protein; the protein is MDFALSAAAEDYAKRLNDFMDAHVYPAERSYDEQRRELAAQGRVHEVPPVVEELKIEARSRGLWNLFLPDESGLSNVDYAHLAEITGHSPRIAPEALNCAAPDTGNMEVLHLFGTTEQKERWLRPLLDGEIRSAFAMTEPAVASSDARNISTEIRRDGDDYVINGRKWWISGAADPRCAVMIVMGKTNPDAHAYQQQSMVLVPMDTPGVTVVRPLPVFGYQDQHGHCEITFEDVRVPVSNLVGDEGGGFAIAQARLGPGRIHHCMRAVGMAERALELMCRRAIARVAFGKPLAEQGVVQAQIAESRMAIDQARLMTLKTAWLIDTVGVRGARTEVAAIKVIAPRVACQVIDTAIQVHGGGGVSDDFPLAEMYAGARTLRIADGPDEVHIRSVAREELGRYLNR
- a CDS encoding P-loop NTPase, with amino-acid sequence MSLPVLTAVGDARAEAELSAALERDVPGIHVARRCVDVADLLAAAAAGLGRAVIVSADLRRLDRDALDRLSLAGVATVGWVAAGDEPGERRLRQLGVVQVVTAGAPITAVAEAVHVAVAEGVVSNPADRPAGSEQPEPDRDRFVPPLDLLDGTAGRPAGAVIAVWGPAGAPGRSTVAVNLSAELALAGRSTVLIDADTYGGAVGQLLGLLDEAPGLAAACRAANQGGLDRAVLGRLALTVRPGLSVLTGISRAERWPEIRSGALHQVLDLARTLADYVVVDCGFCLEQDEELAYDTAAPRRNGATLAALASADRIIAVTRSDPVGLARFVRALPECTAAAEVRPTTLVNRLRRGRRGSGDPRAEVSAALERYAGCSDLRFVPDDPDALDAALARGRLLSEAARNSPARTAIRDLAMTVAAAAVSG
- a CDS encoding IS1595 family transposase is translated as MAKQEFSIRKLADLIPTEADAYRFLEELRWSGDPDACPKCGGIGRCSFIKPANGVNRKTRTGSRSQRRVWFCGHCRKQFSVLTDTIFHGTKISIRTWVFVIFEFCSAKNSISAWEISRKYEITNESAWHMLHRIREAMKREPLAALFSGQVQADETWIGGEPRYRHASDKREPARNYAQTDKTPVFALVNYETREIRSRLVADVTGKTLLPAIQEQVDTARTVLHTDGSKSYLTVAPHMRDHEWVSHETGEYVRGEVSTNILEGFFSQLKRSLDGTHHHVSIEHLDRYLGQFDFMYTYCKRTDSERMRILIDRVAGRRLTYKPLAGLS